CCGCAGCAGCGGCGACGGGCTGACCGTCACCCCGGACGGCGCCCTGCCGACCCCACCGGAATGGATATAGACACCGTCATGAGCTACACCGGAGACGTCACCGCGGGCGGCGCACCCGCCGTCCGCGAGCTGGGCGGGCTCACCGTCACCAAGATCTCGGTCGGCCCGATGGACAACAACGCCTACCTGCTGCGGTGCCGCGACACCGGCGAGCAGGTGCTGATCGACGCGGCGAACGAGGCGCCCCGCCTGCTGGAGCTGATCGGCGACGGCGGCCTGGCCGCCGTGGTCACCACGCACCGGCACATGGACCACTGGGTGGCGCTGGAGGAGGTCGTGGCCAAGACCGGCGCCCGCGCGCTGGTGCACGCCGACGACGCCGAGGGGCTGCCCATCGAGGCGGAGACCCTCACCGACGGCGACACCGTGCCGGTCGGTGACTGCGCCCTGGAGGTGATCCACCTGCAGGGCCACACCCCGGGCTCCATCGCGCTGCTGTACCGGGACCCGGCCGGCACCCCGCACCTGTTCACCGGGGACTCGCTCTTCCCCGGCGGGGTGGGCAACACCGAGCAGGACCCGCAGCGCTTCGGCCGGCTCATCGACGACGTGGAGCACAAGATCTTCGACCGGCTGCCCGACGAGACCTGGTTCTACCCGGGGCACGGCCGGGACAGCACCCTCGGCGCCGAGCGCCCGTCGCTGCCGCAGTGGCGCGCCCGCGGCTGGTGAGACGTCGCGGCGCCGGTCAGCCGGCCTGACCGGCGCCGATCACCGCCCGCAACCGCCGCCGGGTGCCCACCAGCACCACGCCGGCCAGCGCCAGCCCGACCGCCGTGGTGACGAGCACCGGGCTGCCGTCGCCGGGCAGCAGCCCGGCCAGCGACCGCGACGCCGTGCCCAGCGCCAGGTACAGGCCGGCCCAGAGCACCGCGCCCGCCGTGGCGCAGGCGGCGAACCGGCGGTACGACATGCGCAGCCCGCCGGCGGCCAGGGGCAGCAGGGCGTTGAACACCGGCAGGAACGGCGCGACCAGCACCATCCGCCCGCCTCCGGTACGCAGGATGTCCTCGGCGGCGGCCCAGCGGACCTCGCCGATCCAGCCGCCGACGCGGCTGCGCCGCAGCCGCTCGCCGTAGACCCGGCCGGCGGCGAAGCTCAACGACCATCCGCCGACGCAGCCGGCCACCACCGCCACGAGGGTCGGCGCGCCGGCCGCCGGGGAGCCCAGGCCCACCGCCGCGAGGATCGCCACGTCGCCGGGGACCAGCACGCCGAGCAGGGGTACGGCGTCGGCGAGCATCACCAGCCCCAGCACCCCCATCAGCAGTGCGGTGGGCAGTTCCCCGATCTGGGTCACGACATCCGGCATGGCCACGACGCTACGGTCGGGCCGGGCGGCGCACATCCGGCCCGATCCCCCACCCTGCCCTGATCCCGGCTCGGGGTCACCCCTGAGCCACCCGCCCGTCCGCCCACCCGCCGCGCCGCCGTCCGGCGCTCTGCCGACGTCTGCGGCGTGTCGCGGTGTCGGCGCGTGCCGAGCCCGCAACACGCCGCAACGGGTGGCCGCCCGGTGGCCGCCCGGTGCGGGGCGGGGCGGGTCAGCGGGGGCGGAGCACCTGGACCCGGCGCACCGGTGAGTCGACGGACGGCTCGGTGGTGGGCACCGGGTAGCTCGCCACCACCTCCAGGGCGTCGGTGGGCAGGTGACCCCGGTCGGGGTCGCCGACCAGCACGAGCGCGCCGGCGGACGCCGCGCGGCGCAGGAACGGCAGCACCCGGCCGGCGAGTTCACGGTCGTAGAGGGCGTCCCCGGCGACGAGCAGGTCGACGTCGGTCCCGTCGCCGTCGAGCAGGTCACCCCCGGAGGCCGTCACGACCACCCCGTTGGCCCGCGCGTTGACCGTGACCGCGGCCACCGCGTACGGGTCGATGTCGTTGGCGGCGACCCGGTCGGCGCCGGCCAGCGCGGCGGCGATGGCCACCAGCCCGGAGCCGGCGGCCAGGTCCAGCACCCGCCGTCCGGCGGCCAGCTCGGGATGGTCGAGCAGGTGGCGGGCGAGCGCCTGGCCCCCCGCCCACGCCGACGCCCAGTACGGCGGCGGCAGGGCGCGGCCGGCCGCCGCCTCCATCCGGGCCCACCAGACGATGGCGTCCTCGGCGAGCAGCAGCGACACCTCGGGGACGAACGGGGTGGGGACCAGCCGGAGGCGGTCCAGCCCGTCGCCGGGAGCGGCGATCTCGCGCTCCAGGACGGCCAGCGCCGCCGTGCTCGGTCCGCTCACCGGTCGAGCGTGCCGGACCCGACGGGCCGCCGGGCCGATTTCCACCGCGACCCGCGATGTTTTCTCCCGACGCCCTTGCGGCACTTCAGCCGGCAAAAGGGGGATCGGCCGGTTACTGTCGGGGTGGCACAGGGCGATCATCCGCCACGGCGGAGGTCTCCCGTCTTGAACAGGGAGAGATGCATGGCAACCGGCACGGTCAAGTGGTTCAACTCGGAAAAGGGCTTCGGCTTCATCGAGCAGGACGGCGGGGGACCCGACGTCTTCGTCCACTACTCAGCGATCGCGAGCAGCGGTTACCGCGAACTGCAGGAGGCCCAGAAGGTCGAGTTCGAGGTGACCCAGGGGCAGAAGGGCCCGCAGGCGGACAACGTCCGTCCGCTGTAGGTCCGTGCCGGTGGCGGCGGCCGTCGGGCCGCCGCCACTGCGCGTTCTGCGGCGTACGCGTGGCTCGCGCGCGCCGCTCGTGGCCGGTCAGGCCACCAGCCGCCGGGCCAGTTCGTCGGCGACCTGCTTGGCGACCGTCGGCGGGATCGCCGCGGCGATGTCCTCCGGCTTGAGCCCGGCGAGCACGCCCTGCACGATCGCCGGTTCGTCGGTGAAGTCCTTGTTCGACAGCGCGGTCAACGCGGTCTGCAGGGCGGTGAGCTGCGCGGCCAGCGACTTCAACGTCGGGTGCTGGACGACGAACGACGGGTTCGTGTGGTCCTCGCCCATGGACATGCGGGTGTAGATCTGGCCGATCGGGTTGCGTCCGTCCAGCACGGTCAGGTTCTTGTGGACGGTTTCCAGCCAGGCGTGCTCTTCGGGGGTCATGTCGTCGTCCTCCAGGAGTCCGATGGTGCTCAGGTAGCGGCGGAACAGCGGGGTCTGGTCCCGCTGCGCCTTGGTCGAGTCGCGGAAGAAGCTGAAGTGGGTGTGCCACAGGTGCGAGTCGTCGCCGGAGGTGCGCCTGCCGAGCCGGTCCCACCGGCGCACCGTGCGCCCGTCGGGTGAGTAGATGATCTCGCGGATGTCGCGGCTGTCCGGGGTGTTCGCCACGCACTGGGCCACGCACCAGGTGGAGAACGTGCGCAGGTCGTGGGTACGACCCGCCGAGCTGACCTGGAACAGACCGACGTCCAGCGCGGAGGCGTCGAGGGTCAACCCCGAGGAGTCCCGGGGGGACTCGACGACCGAGTAGTCGTTGGTCACCACCCGGTCCGAGCCGCAGTGGTAGCCACCGCGGTGTGCGGAGTCGCCGACGATGCCGACCTCACCCGGTTCGAGGTCGTCGGCGCGCACGGTGTCGGGGTCGACGTTCAGGTGGTCGAGCAACAGCCGGCGGACGGCCAGCAGGTTGGCCGGGGCCGTGGTCATGGGGTCCCCTTTCCGCAGCCGGCCCCGTCCTCGCCGGCTGCATCAGCATCAGTCAGGGGTCGGGCACGACGGTGACTCCACGTAGGTGCCGCGGGGTGGTGGTGCAGTCCCGACCGCTGGTGCACGTCGTCGGGCGATGGTCGAACGATATCCATGGAATCCCGGGAATCCCCAGGTCAGAGGCCCATTCTTCAGATGGCAGAAACCTGTGAGGCAGCTGGGACGCACGGTGTCGCCCGTGACGGGAGGGCAGCGACGACGGGACGAGAGCGACACAATCCGGTGCGGACAGTGACCGCACCGCCGGAGGGCACCGCGGCGGCGGATCAGTTCGCCGGACGGCGGGGCGGCTCCGGGCGGGCGGCCCGGACGGAGTCCCGGTGCTCCCGCATCGAGGCGACCATGGTGGCCATGAAGCGGTGCACCACCGCCAGTTCCTCGTCGCTGAAGCGGGCCATCACCTCGTCGGTGCGCCGGCCGAGGGGCCCGAAGAAGCTCATCGCCAGGGCGGCGCCCTGGTCGGCGTAGTGCAGCAGGACCTTGCGCCGGTCGGCGGTGTCCCGGTCGCGGCGGATGTGCCCGGCGCGCTCCAGCCGGTCGATCAGGGCGGTGACCGAGCCCGAGGAGAGGTTGAGCTGCTCGCCCAGGCGGCCCGGGGTGATCGGGTCGCCGGTCAGCTCGGCGTCCATCACCGCGATCAGGGCGTGCAGATCGGTCGGGTTGAGCCCGTGCAGGTTGGCGAAGGCGTGCCCGATGTGCTGGGCGTCCACCGAGTAGCGCCGCAGGTCGTTCGCGATGTCCGCGATCATCTGCTGGCGCGGGTCGTCCCGCCGCCGGTACATGCCGTGCGATGCCACGTCTGGTCGCTTCCCCCTGATCTGCTCGCCCGCAGGCAGCATAGTGCAGCCGGCAACAATCTCGCCTGTCGAGATACTCGACGAGTTGCCATACTATCCTTGCTGAGCGAGACTCTTGAGAGTCGAGATTTCAACGTCGAGGACCGTGAGGGCAGCCGATGTCTCTGTTCACCCGCGTCGCCCGTAGCCGGCTGGCCGCCTGGCTCACCGTGGTGGCCGCGATCGTCTTCGGGGCGGTCGTCTTCGGGCTGCCCAAGCCCGACAACCCCGCCCCCGTCTCCAGCACCGGCCTCTCCGTCGAGTGGCAGTCGACCCAGGTCGAGAAGCTCCAGGAACGGCTGCCGTCGAGCGACGCCCAACCGGCGATCGTCGTGGTCAGCCGCGACGACGCCGGCCCGCTGACCGAGGCGGACCGGGCCGCCCTCGCGGCCTCCACCGGCGACCTGGCCCGGCTGGCCGTCGGCGGGCAGGTCAGCCCCCCACAGGTCTCCCCCGACAGCACCGTCGCCCTGGTCGCCGTGCCGCTCTCCACCGCCGGCGGGCAGGAGCAGGTCGCCGAGCGGGTCGACCAGCTCCGCAGCGCGCTGGCGGAGCTGCCCGACGGGCTCACCGCCGAGGTGACCGGCGGGCCCGCCTTCACCGCCGACCTCACCAAGGTCTTCGCCGGCGCCGACACCACCCTGCTCATCGTCACCGCCGCCGTGGTGGCGGTGCTGCTGCTGATCACCTACCGCAGCCCGTTCCTGTGGATCGTGCCGCTGGTCATCGTGGCGGCCACCGAGCAGCTGACGCTGCGGGCCCTCGACACGATCGTCCCGGCCTTCGGCATCAACCTGGCCGGCGGCGCCGTCACCGGCATCGCGAGCGTCCTGGTCTTCGGCGCGGCCACCGACTACGCCCTGCTGCTCATCGCCCGCTACCGGGAGGAGCTGCGCCGCGAGGAGGACCGCTTCGTCGCCATGCGGGCCGCCCTGCGGCGCACCGCCGAACCCATCCTCGCCAGCGGCTTCACCGTGGTCCTCGGCGTGCTCACCCTGCTGCTGTCCGAGCAGGAGCTCAACCGTGCCCTCGCGGTGGCCTGCGCCACCGGCGTGATCCTCGCCATGCTCTCGGCGCTCTTCGTCCTCCCGGCGGCCCTGGTGATCTTCGGCCGCGGCCTGTTCTGGCCGTTCGTGCCCCGGGTCGGCGGCGCGGTGCGGGAGGGCCGGCTCTGGGGCCGCCTCGGCGCCGCCGTGGTCCGCCGCCCGGCGCCGGTCGCGCTGCTCGCCACCCTGCTGCTGGCCGGGCTCGCCGTCGGCGGGCTCGGGATCCGCACCGGTCTGTCCGAGACCGAGCAGTTCCGGGTCAAGCCCGAGGCGGTCGCCGGCGCCGAGACCCTCGCCAAGGCGTTCCCCGCCGGCACCACCCAGCCGGTCGCCGTGCTCACCGCCCCGTCGGCGGTCCGGGCCGTCACCGACGCCGCCACCGCCGTGCCCGGGGTGGCCTCCGCCCGTCCCGGCGAGGCCGGCTCGGGTGTCGCGCAGGTCGACGTCGTGCTGGAGGCCGAGCCGGGCACCCCCGCCTCGGACCGGACGATCGAGGCGCTGCGCGACGCCGTGGCCGCCGTACCCGGCTCGGCCCCGCCCGCCCTCGACGGCGTCGAGGCATTCGACGGCGCCGTGGTCGGCGGCACCGTCGCCGCCACGTACGACTCGGACGAGGCCAACGGCAAGGACCTGCGGCTGATCCTGCCGATCATCCTGCTGCTGGTCGGCGCCGTCCTGGTGCTGCTGCTGCGCGGACTGGTCGCGCCGGTGCTGCTCGTGCTCACCGTCATCGCGTCCTTCTTCGCCAGCCTGGGCGCGGCGTGGCTGCTCTTCGACCACGTGCTCGGCTTCCCGGCGCTGGACAGCGGGGTGCTGCTGCTCGCGTTCGTCTTCCTGGTGGCCCTCGGCGTCGACTACAACATCTTCCTGGTCACCCGGGCCCGGGAGGACGCCCGCACCGCCGGCACCCGGGACGGGATGCTCTCCGCGCTGCGGGTCACCGGTGGGGTCATCACCAGCGCGGGTGTCCTGCTCGCCGCGGTCTTCGCCGTCCTCGGCGTCCTGCCGCTGATCACCCTGACCCAGATCGGGATCATCGTCTGCATCGGCGTGCTGCTCGACACCCTGCTGGTGCGTACCGTGCTCGTGCCGGCGCTGGCGTTCCT
This genomic interval from Micromonospora coxensis contains the following:
- a CDS encoding MBL fold metallo-hydrolase; translation: MSYTGDVTAGGAPAVRELGGLTVTKISVGPMDNNAYLLRCRDTGEQVLIDAANEAPRLLELIGDGGLAAVVTTHRHMDHWVALEEVVAKTGARALVHADDAEGLPIEAETLTDGDTVPVGDCALEVIHLQGHTPGSIALLYRDPAGTPHLFTGDSLFPGGVGNTEQDPQRFGRLIDDVEHKIFDRLPDETWFYPGHGRDSTLGAERPSLPQWRARGW
- a CDS encoding MarR family winged helix-turn-helix transcriptional regulator; this translates as MYRRRDDPRQQMIADIANDLRRYSVDAQHIGHAFANLHGLNPTDLHALIAVMDAELTGDPITPGRLGEQLNLSSGSVTALIDRLERAGHIRRDRDTADRRKVLLHYADQGAALAMSFFGPLGRRTDEVMARFSDEELAVVHRFMATMVASMREHRDSVRAARPEPPRRPAN
- a CDS encoding MMPL family transporter is translated as MSLFTRVARSRLAAWLTVVAAIVFGAVVFGLPKPDNPAPVSSTGLSVEWQSTQVEKLQERLPSSDAQPAIVVVSRDDAGPLTEADRAALAASTGDLARLAVGGQVSPPQVSPDSTVALVAVPLSTAGGQEQVAERVDQLRSALAELPDGLTAEVTGGPAFTADLTKVFAGADTTLLIVTAAVVAVLLLITYRSPFLWIVPLVIVAATEQLTLRALDTIVPAFGINLAGGAVTGIASVLVFGAATDYALLLIARYREELRREEDRFVAMRAALRRTAEPILASGFTVVLGVLTLLLSEQELNRALAVACATGVILAMLSALFVLPAALVIFGRGLFWPFVPRVGGAVREGRLWGRLGAAVVRRPAPVALLATLLLAGLAVGGLGIRTGLSETEQFRVKPEAVAGAETLAKAFPAGTTQPVAVLTAPSAVRAVTDAATAVPGVASARPGEAGSGVAQVDVVLEAEPGTPASDRTIEALRDAVAAVPGSAPPALDGVEAFDGAVVGGTVAATYDSDEANGKDLRLILPIILLLVGAVLVLLLRGLVAPVLLVLTVIASFFASLGAAWLLFDHVLGFPALDSGVLLLAFVFLVALGVDYNIFLVTRAREDARTAGTRDGMLSALRVTGGVITSAGVLLAAVFAVLGVLPLITLTQIGIIVCIGVLLDTLLVRTVLVPALAFLLGDRFWWPGRIAREPVADVTPEREPVAARD
- a CDS encoding cold-shock protein — protein: MATGTVKWFNSEKGFGFIEQDGGGPDVFVHYSAIASSGYRELQEAQKVEFEVTQGQKGPQADNVRPL
- a CDS encoding class I SAM-dependent methyltransferase — protein: MSGPSTAALAVLEREIAAPGDGLDRLRLVPTPFVPEVSLLLAEDAIVWWARMEAAAGRALPPPYWASAWAGGQALARHLLDHPELAAGRRVLDLAAGSGLVAIAAALAGADRVAANDIDPYAVAAVTVNARANGVVVTASGGDLLDGDGTDVDLLVAGDALYDRELAGRVLPFLRRAASAGALVLVGDPDRGHLPTDALEVVASYPVPTTEPSVDSPVRRVQVLRPR
- a CDS encoding DedA family protein, which translates into the protein MPDVVTQIGELPTALLMGVLGLVMLADAVPLLGVLVPGDVAILAAVGLGSPAAGAPTLVAVVAGCVGGWSLSFAAGRVYGERLRRSRVGGWIGEVRWAAAEDILRTGGGRMVLVAPFLPVFNALLPLAAGGLRMSYRRFAACATAGAVLWAGLYLALGTASRSLAGLLPGDGSPVLVTTAVGLALAGVVLVGTRRRLRAVIGAGQAG